From a single Meles meles chromosome 21, mMelMel3.1 paternal haplotype, whole genome shotgun sequence genomic region:
- the NPTX2 gene encoding neuronal pentraxin-2: MLALLAAGVALAVAAGAQDGPAPGSRFVCTALPPEAARAGCPLPAMPMQGGALSPEEELRAAVLQLRETVVQQKETLGAQREAIRELTGKLARCEGLAGGKAQGKDTMGDLPRDPGHVVEQLSRSLQTLKDRLESLEHQLRVNVSNAMLPSDFREVLQRRLGELERQLLRKVAELEDEKSLLHNETSAHRQKTENALNALLQRVTELERGNSAFKSPDAFKVSLPLRTNYLYGKIKKTLPELYAFTICLWLRSSALPGIGTPFSYAVPGQANEIVLIEWGNNPIELLINDKVAQLPLFVSDGKWHHICITWTTRDGMWEAFQDGEKLGTGENLAPWHPIKPGGVLILGQEQDTVGGRFDATQAFVGELSQFNIWDRVLRAQEIINIANCSTNMPGNIIPWVDNNVDVFGGASKWPVETCEERLLDL, encoded by the exons ATGCTGGCGCTGCTGGCCGCCGGCGTGGCGCTCGCCGTGGCCGCCGGCGCCCAAGACGGCCCGGCGCCCGGCAGCCGCTTCGTGTGCACGGCGCTGCCCCCGGAGGCGGCGCGCGCTGGCTGCCCATTGCCCGCGATGCCCATGCAGGGCGGCGCGCTGAGCCCCGAGGAGGAGCTGCGGGCCGCGGTGCTGCAGCTGCGCGAGACCGTCGTGCAGCAGAAGGAGACGCTGGGCGCGCAGCGCGAGGCCATCCGTGAGCTCACCGGCAAGCTGGCGCGCTGCGAGGGGCTCGCGGGCGGCAAGGCGCAGGGCAAAGACACTATGGGCGATCTGCCACGGGACCCCGGCCACGTCGTGGAGCAGCTCAGCCGTTCGCTGCAGACCCTCAAGGACCGCCTGGAGAGCCTCGAG CACCAGCTCCGAGTGAATGTGTCCAATGCAATGCTGCCCAGCGACTTTCGAGAGGTGCTCCAGCGGCGactgggggagctggagaggcagCTGCTGCGCAAGGTGGCGGAGCTGGAGGACGAGAAGTCCCTGCTCCACAATGAGACCTCTGCTCACAGGCAGAAGACAGAGAATGCCCTGAATGCTCTGCTGCAGAGGGTGACTGAGCTGGAGCGAG GCAACAGTGCGTTCAAGTCTCCCGACGCGTTCAAAGTGTCCCTCCCCCTGCGCACAAACTACCTGTATGGCAAGATCAAGAAAACACTGCCTGAACTGTACGCCTTCACCATCTGCCTATGGCTGCGATCCAGCGCCTTGCCGGGCATCGGCACACCGTTCTCTTACGCGGTGCCCGGGCAGGCCAACGAGATCGTGCTGATAGAGTGGGGCAACAACCCCATTGAGCTGCTCATCAACGACAAG GTTGCGCAGCTGCCCCTGTTTGTCAGTGACGGCAAGTGGCATCATATCTGTATCACCTGGACGACACGGGATGGCATGTGGGAAGCGTTCCAGGATGGGGAGAAACTTGGCACTGGGGAGAACCTGGCCCCCTGGCACCCCATCAAGCCAGGGGGTGTGCTGATCCTCGGGCAGGAACAG gacaCTGTTGGGGGCAGGTTCGATGCCACGCAGGCATTCGTGGGGGAGCTCAGCCAGTTCAACATATGGGACCGCGTCCTCCGTGCACAAGAAATTATCAACATTGCCAACTGCTCCACGAACATGCCCGGTAACATCATACCCTGGGTGGACAACAACGTCGATGTGTTTGGAGGGGCTTCTAAGTGGCCCGTGGAGACCTGTGAGGAACGTCTCCTTGACTTGTAG